A window from Salmo trutta chromosome 29, fSalTru1.1, whole genome shotgun sequence encodes these proteins:
- the LOC115167426 gene encoding alanine aminotransferase 2-like isoform X1, whose amino-acid sequence MHRLQHLANRSLIARVFDQSPALVRTKARETSCLVQSIRLKTQGAVEQYGQKRFSTAEATVVLRENGKTREKTLTMGTLNPQVKAVEYAVRGPIVTKAGDIERGLQQGQKHPFTEVIKANIGDSHAMGQKPITFLRQVVALCSFPELLDSSSFPEDAKQRARRILQGCGGQSLGSYSASQGVDCIRQDVAVYIEQRDKGVPADWDNIYLTTGASDGIVSILKMLVSGQGRSRSGVMIPIPQYPLYSAAISEMEAVQINYYLDEDNCWALDINELHRAYQAAKEHCHPRVICIINPGNPTGQVQSKKCIEEVLHFAYEENLFVMSDEVYQDNVYSPDCQFHSFKKVLYEMGPEYFNTVELASFHSTSKGYSGECGFRGGYMEVLNLDLEVKAQLVKLLSIRLCPPVSGQAAMDVIVNPPLPHEPSYLQFHKEKSAVLGALAEKAQMTEQILNTVPGIKCNPVQGAMYAFPRIFIPPRAVEAAMSLGMSPDMMYCLRLLEETGICLVPGSGFGQREGTYHFRMTILPTTEKLKVLLEKLRDFHIKFLKEYAPLEEPKRSEDDTQEALKQFR is encoded by the exons ATGCATCGACTTCAGCACTTGGCAAATAGATCATTGATTGCACGTGTTTTTGATCAGTCTCCAGCCCTTGTGCGGACAAAGGCTCGGGAAACCTCATGTTTAGTCCAGTCCATACGACTCAAAACACAAGGAGCCGTTGAACAGTATGGACAGAAGAGATTCAGTACAGCTGAGGCAACCGTGGTCTTGAGAGAGAATGGCAAGACGCGAGAAAAGACTCTGACCATGGGCACCCTCAATCCGCAGGTGAAAGCGGTGGAGTACGCTGTAAGAGGACCAATCGTCACGAAGGCTGGTGACATCGAGAGAGGCTTGCAACAG GGTCAGAAACACCCCTTCACTGAGGTCATCAAAGCCAACATTGGAGATTCACATGCCATGGGGCAGAAGCCAATCACCTTTCTCCGTCAG GTGGTGGCTCTCTGCTCATTCCCAGAGCTGTTGGACAGCTCTAGTTTCCCAGAGGATGCCAAACAACGTGCCCGTCGCATTCTACAGGGCTGTGGGGGACAGAGCCTGG GGTCGTACAGTGCCAGCCAGGGAGTGGACTGTATTCGGCAGGACGTTGCTGTCTACATCGAGCAACGGGATAAGGGTGTGCCTGCCGACTGGGACAATATTTACCTCACCACCGGAGCTAGTGATGGCATCGTG AGCATCTTGAAGATGCTGGTGTCGGGCCAGGGCCGGTCCAGGAGCGGTGTGATGATCCCCATTCCTCAGTACCCCCTGTACTCTGCAGCCATCTCTGAGATGGAGGCCGTTCAGATCAACTACTACCTGGACGAGGACAACTGCTGGGCCCTGGATATCAACGAGCTCCACAGAGCCTACCAGGCTGCCAAGGAGCACTGTCACCCCAGAGTCATCTGCATCATCAATCCAGGCAACCCTACTG GTCAAGTGCAGAGTAAGAAGTGCATCGAGGAAGTGCTCCACTTTGCCTACGAGGAGAATCTGTTTGTTATGTCCGATGAG gtgtatcAGGACAATGTGTACTCCCCAGACTGTCAGTTCCACTCCTTTAAGAAGGTGCTCTATGAGATGGGCCCAGAGTACTTCAACACTGTCGAGCTGGCCTCATTTCACTCCACCTCCAAAGGCTACTCAGGAGA GTGTGGGTTTAGAGGGGGCTATATGGAGGTTCTCAACCTCGATCTGGAGGTCAAGGCCCAGCTGGTGAAGCTGCTTTCTATTAGACTGTGTCCCCCTGTCTCTGGACAGGCTGCCATGGATGTCATCGTCAACCCTCCTCTGCCACACGAACCCTCCTATCTCCAGTTCCACAAG GAGAAGAGTGCTGTGCTTGGAGCTCTGGCTGAGAAGGCCCAGATGACTGAGCAGATCCTCAACACGGTGCCTGGGATCAAATGTAATCCTGTGCAGGGAGCCATGTACGCCTTCCCACGCATCTTCATCCCCCCACGAGCTGTGGAGGCGGCCATG TCCCTGGGAATGTCTCCTGACATGATGTACTGTCTGAGACTGCTTGAGGAGACTGGCATCTGCCTCGTTCCAGGCAGTGGCTTCGGCCAGAGGGAAGGGACGTATCACTTCAG AATGACCATTCTGCCCACGACAGAGAAGCTGAAGGTGCTCCTGGAGAAGCTCCGGGATTTCCACATCAAGTTTCTGAAGGAGTACGCGCCATTGGAGGAACCAAAGAGATCAGAGGATGACACACAGGAAGCACTGAAACAGTTCAGATAG
- the LOC115167427 gene encoding UPF0547 protein C16orf87 homolog codes for MYCRNKFYGVEVGFFQRNHRIRKQNMSVNKAKKVKMATKSCPECDQQIPVACKSCPCGYVFISRKLLNAKLNERSPPAIDKLDAKRRRTERIRREKINSPSTNDMENRRRCRSNSQSDQIRRGRGRPKTVGLKKQEEEKEKFEKEVDIYANLSDEKAFVFSVALAEINRKILGQRLIL; via the exons ATGTATTGCAGAAATAAGTTTTACGGCGTTGAAGTAGGCTTTTTTCAAAGGAATCATCGGATAAGGAAACAGAATATGTCGGTAAACAAAGCTAAAAAAGTAAAAATGGCTACCAAATCATGCCCTGAGTGCGACCAACAG ATTCCAGTTGCTTGCAAGTCTTGTCCCTGTGGCTATGTATTCATTAGTCGAAAGCTTCTTAATGCCAAACTGAATGAGAGATCACCACCAGCAATAG ACAAGTTGGATGCAAAGAGGAGGAGAACTGAAAGAATTCGTAGAGAGAAGATCAACTCTCCGTCAACCAATGACATGGAGAACAGAAGGCGATGCCGCTCCAACAGCCAATCGGATCAAATCCGGAGAGGGCGGGGCAGGCCAAAGACAGTTGGGCTGAagaagcaggaggaggagaaag AAAAATTTGAGAAAGAAGTTGATATCTATGCCAACCTCTCAGATGAGAAAGCATTTGTGTTTTCGGTGGCATTGGCTGAGATCAACCGAAAGATCCTGGGCCAAAGACTGATCCTATAG
- the LOC115167426 gene encoding alanine aminotransferase 2-like isoform X2: protein MGQKPITFLRQVVALCSFPELLDSSSFPEDAKQRARRILQGCGGQSLGSYSASQGVDCIRQDVAVYIEQRDKGVPADWDNIYLTTGASDGIVSILKMLVSGQGRSRSGVMIPIPQYPLYSAAISEMEAVQINYYLDEDNCWALDINELHRAYQAAKEHCHPRVICIINPGNPTGQVQSKKCIEEVLHFAYEENLFVMSDEVYQDNVYSPDCQFHSFKKVLYEMGPEYFNTVELASFHSTSKGYSGECGFRGGYMEVLNLDLEVKAQLVKLLSIRLCPPVSGQAAMDVIVNPPLPHEPSYLQFHKEKSAVLGALAEKAQMTEQILNTVPGIKCNPVQGAMYAFPRIFIPPRAVEAAMSLGMSPDMMYCLRLLEETGICLVPGSGFGQREGTYHFRMTILPTTEKLKVLLEKLRDFHIKFLKEYAPLEEPKRSEDDTQEALKQFR, encoded by the exons ATGGGGCAGAAGCCAATCACCTTTCTCCGTCAG GTGGTGGCTCTCTGCTCATTCCCAGAGCTGTTGGACAGCTCTAGTTTCCCAGAGGATGCCAAACAACGTGCCCGTCGCATTCTACAGGGCTGTGGGGGACAGAGCCTGG GGTCGTACAGTGCCAGCCAGGGAGTGGACTGTATTCGGCAGGACGTTGCTGTCTACATCGAGCAACGGGATAAGGGTGTGCCTGCCGACTGGGACAATATTTACCTCACCACCGGAGCTAGTGATGGCATCGTG AGCATCTTGAAGATGCTGGTGTCGGGCCAGGGCCGGTCCAGGAGCGGTGTGATGATCCCCATTCCTCAGTACCCCCTGTACTCTGCAGCCATCTCTGAGATGGAGGCCGTTCAGATCAACTACTACCTGGACGAGGACAACTGCTGGGCCCTGGATATCAACGAGCTCCACAGAGCCTACCAGGCTGCCAAGGAGCACTGTCACCCCAGAGTCATCTGCATCATCAATCCAGGCAACCCTACTG GTCAAGTGCAGAGTAAGAAGTGCATCGAGGAAGTGCTCCACTTTGCCTACGAGGAGAATCTGTTTGTTATGTCCGATGAG gtgtatcAGGACAATGTGTACTCCCCAGACTGTCAGTTCCACTCCTTTAAGAAGGTGCTCTATGAGATGGGCCCAGAGTACTTCAACACTGTCGAGCTGGCCTCATTTCACTCCACCTCCAAAGGCTACTCAGGAGA GTGTGGGTTTAGAGGGGGCTATATGGAGGTTCTCAACCTCGATCTGGAGGTCAAGGCCCAGCTGGTGAAGCTGCTTTCTATTAGACTGTGTCCCCCTGTCTCTGGACAGGCTGCCATGGATGTCATCGTCAACCCTCCTCTGCCACACGAACCCTCCTATCTCCAGTTCCACAAG GAGAAGAGTGCTGTGCTTGGAGCTCTGGCTGAGAAGGCCCAGATGACTGAGCAGATCCTCAACACGGTGCCTGGGATCAAATGTAATCCTGTGCAGGGAGCCATGTACGCCTTCCCACGCATCTTCATCCCCCCACGAGCTGTGGAGGCGGCCATG TCCCTGGGAATGTCTCCTGACATGATGTACTGTCTGAGACTGCTTGAGGAGACTGGCATCTGCCTCGTTCCAGGCAGTGGCTTCGGCCAGAGGGAAGGGACGTATCACTTCAG AATGACCATTCTGCCCACGACAGAGAAGCTGAAGGTGCTCCTGGAGAAGCTCCGGGATTTCCACATCAAGTTTCTGAAGGAGTACGCGCCATTGGAGGAACCAAAGAGATCAGAGGATGACACACAGGAAGCACTGAAACAGTTCAGATAG
- the cdca9 gene encoding borealin-2: MAPRRIRKISNRAEGYTDGQVSKEMRQKQGALFIQQFEKEAQERINEMEEKLEQTLATVDRVFKVELMKMPPALQKTLMIDLINADDISAGEVTIAIKTESPEIHQPVTRKVSKVKVSEGASAHKRKTTTEPSKGSKKARSLANSSSIGSLRCATSTSTKRTKTRIAKISDQSPLTRTKHRSVLRSASDDHLYCSLSGLSPHVMISTSQGETLCLSDDTVEDVDIGLLDDMAVLQMQKLMKLMDYLFNKVKANQPLNETAQ; this comes from the exons ATGGCACCAAGAAGGATAAGGAAAATCAGCAATCGGGCAGAAGGATACACAGATGGTCAAGTTAGCAAGGAGATGCGCCAAAAGCAAGGGGCGCTTTTTATTCAACAGTTCGAGAAAGAAG CACAAGAACGTATAAACGAGATGGAGGAAAAATTGGAGCAGACTCTTGCAACAGTAGATCGTGTTTTCAAAGTGGAATTGATGAAAATGCCACCTGCGCTTCAAAAAACATTGATGATAGATTTAATAAATG CGGATGACATTTCGGCAGGTGAAGTCACCATCGCCATAAAG ACCGAATCACCCGAGATTCACCAGCCTGTCACAAGGAAGGTCAGTAAAG TCAAAGTAAGTGAAGGTGCATCGGCTCATAAAAGGAAGACTACAACAGAACCATCAAAG GGTTCCAAGAAAGCTAGATCACTTGCCAATAGCTCAAGCATTGGAAGCCTACG GTGTGCCACATCCACAAGTACAAAAAGAACCAAAACTCGCATTGCCAAAATCAGTGATCAGTCTCCACTGACTAGGACGAAACACAG ATCTGTTTTGCGGTCAGCCAGTGATGACCACCTGTATTGCTCCCTGTCTGGATTGTCTCCACATGTAATGATCTCTACATCCCAGGGAGAG ACTTTGTGCCTCTCGGATGATACTGTTGAAGATGTTGACATCGGGTTACTGGATGATATGGCTGTTCTCCAGATGCAGAAGTTGATG AAACTGATGGACTATCTTTTCAACAAAGTCAAAGCGAATCAGCCTTTGAATGAGACTGCGCAATGA